In the genome of Gadus chalcogrammus isolate NIFS_2021 chromosome 21, NIFS_Gcha_1.0, whole genome shotgun sequence, one region contains:
- the LOC130375001 gene encoding fibronectin type III domain-containing protein 1-like, with translation MACCCVSGSSRGLGNAHRDLLFLDEFLIPTYTAARAPPSPPPAPRKNTQPCQGTSTGSPSSALDLTGKKRFTAPYMNYIQKDPGAPCSLTEALEYLQVDILGQLMDKDIANHRQPPKNKPHNITVVAMEGCHSFVILDWARPLKDDMVSGYMVHSASYDDVLNNRWAALDSQGTHLAVENLKPNSRYYFKVQAKNVFGLGPVSETLTYVTESDDPLLIERPPGGEPIWIPFSFKYNHAHSGCKGSQYVKRTWYRKFVGVILCNSLRYKIFMGEGLREPFYSIADTSGQGEDHCQFVDSYFDGRTGPVYQSNALPAAQGFYRSHRQEPVRFGTIGRRTPHPFVGWYECGVPIPGKW, from the exons ATGGCGTGCTGTTGTGTTAGTGGGTCGTCCCGGGGTCTGGGAAACGCTCACAGAGACCTGTTGTTTCTAGACGAGTTCCTGATCCCGACCTACACTGCGGCCCGCGCcccgccatcaccaccaccagccccccgcAAGAACACCCAGCCCTGCCAGGGCACGTCAACAGGAAGCCCATCCTCTGCGCTGGATCTCACAGGGAAGAAACGGTTCACAG CCCCCTACATGAATTACATCCAGAAGGACCCCGGGGCCCCCTGCTCCCTGACCGAGGCCCTGGAATACCTGCAGGTGGACATCCTGGGCCAGTTGATGGACAAGGACATAGCCAATCACAGACAGCCCCCCAAGAACAAGCCGCACAACATCACGGTGGTCGCCATGGAGGGCTGCCACTCGTTCGTCATCCTGGACTGGGCCCGCCCCTTGAAGGATGACATGGTGTCAG GGTACATGGTCCACAGCGCTTCTTATGACGACGTCCTCAACAACCGATGGGCCGCTCTGGACTCACAAGGGACACACTTGGCAGTGGAGAACCTCAAACCAAACTCCAG GTACTACTTCAAAGTTCAGGCCAAGAACGTGTTTGGTTTGGGGCCTGTGAGCGAAACGCTCACGTACGTGACCGAATCAG ACGATCCCCTGCTCATTGAAAGACCACCTG GTGGGGAGCCCATTTGGATTCCCTTCTCCTTCAAGTATAACCACGCCCACAGCGGCTGCAAGGGCAGCCAGTACGTCAAGCGCACCTGGTACAGGAAGTTTGTGGGAGTGATCCTCTGCAACTCCCTGCGATACAAGATCTTcatgggggaggggctgaggg AGCCGTTCTACAGTATAGCAGACACGTCCGGCCAGGGGGAGGACCACTGCCAGTTCGTGGACTCGTACTTCGATGGAAGGACGGGCCCCGTCTACCAGTCCAACGCACTGCCAGCAGCTCAAG GATTCTACCGTTCCCACCGACAGGAGCCCGTCCGGTTCGGGACCATCGGACGAcgcaccccccacccctttgTGGGCTGGTATGAGTGCGGGGTCCCCATTCCCGGGAAGTGGTGA